atatGGTGACCGTTGTCGCTAACTACTGTGGGCAGCAGGGATCAGCCATGTTTCAGCCTGTCTTGCACATGCTCAGTAGGATCAGGACCAGAAAGGTTGGGAGGCCAAGATAACAACGAGCACTTGAGTCTTTTATCTGAGCAGTTTTTCCTGCAATGAGGGTATGTTTGGGTATTTACAGAAGCCGGTCGTGGGTTCGGTGGGCTTCTGCTGCTTTAGGCTGGAGCTGAATAACAGTCTGTTGTTGAAATgcaaaataaacagaaaatattTTCCAGTAAAACTCCAGCTTCTCACTCCTGTGCCTCTGCCATCCGAGCCCGATATTTTCCCGTCATCTCCTTAGGCAGTGGCTTGATGCTGGGACACGGTACTTGGCCCTCCACTTCACAGatgcactccctcagacagtactTCTTTGGGCCAAAGTTGGCGGGGTTGGAGGCCTGCATCTTGGCCTGAGTTTCAGATTCTAACACTTCACTGTTGAGCAAAGACAAAGAGATTAAGAAACAGAAATGAAACAATTTTAGAGGTTTAAAAATGATCTGAACCAACACCACCCACAAACTTACTCTGATTTGCCCAGGATTTTTTTAATATGTTGTGAAATCTGCTTGTAGTCCTTCCCTTCCACGTCCACCAGTACTTGTTCTCCATCATCTGGATTCAGAGGAACAGGAAATCAACTCAAAAGGACTAAGGCTTCATTCTATCAGATCACACGTGGTACTCACCCAGATAAAACCTCAAGAACGGGGATGGTGTCATGTTTTTAAACATCATTATTTGGACCGACGGGTTTTTGTACTGGATCTGGGGAATATTGAAGAAAACAAACTTTCTGCAAAAACAAGAAGAAAAGATCAAAAGCGGATCACGTTTGACACTAAAGCATGAATGAAAACAGtacatttttaataaaaatgtgCCCAGGCTGCCGTGCCACTAATTGTTtaataatatttataataataattaaatacgTTTCGCTAAAACGTTGCTCTAAGTGACTAAATACTTCTAAGAGACAAAGACTGCTACAGTCCTAGTATTTCCATGGGATGTAGTAGTTTTCTCTGACCTTGCTCCTTCGCTTAGCTCTCCGGAAGTGTTGTAATTCACCGTCATGATCTTCACCTTGTTTTTAAAGATGACGTCACCCTTCTTGAGATACTCAAGCGTCCGTCTGATCGGAAACTTTCCTTTCATAGGCATCCTAAAGCTTTATTCTTTAACAAAATATCCACGAATGTCTTACGCCTCTCTCAATCAGACAAGCAAGCACGCCAAGTTGACGCAAAATGATGACGTTTTAGCCACTGCAACCCGGAAGTGGTGGGAACTGTAGTTTATTTACGGGCGCGTAACAGTTAGGCGTAAAGATTTAGAAGATTAGAGGTTTCATCTCTTTCTACATCTCCACCTACCAGTACCTATGTGCAACATAAACACGTTTACCACAGGAcgttatgtttgtttttatttatttaaaaaaacacgtTTCTATTAATCAATTACATTTTTATGGAGATTTTTATCTTTTGTCGAAACACTAGAATAAAATACATGTAAAGTCATCATTTAAAGTCTTGTCAGTAATACACAGAATTTTATATCGTTAATTGAAAGTGCCCTTTTTATAGCGTAAAAGCCAGCCAGCTGACTTAAAAAGGTTTTTTTTAGAAAACAGGAAACGTTCTACAGATATTTATAAGAA
The sequence above is a segment of the Nothobranchius furzeri strain GRZ-AD chromosome 15, NfurGRZ-RIMD1, whole genome shotgun sequence genome. Coding sequences within it:
- the mrps25 gene encoding small ribosomal subunit protein mS25; its protein translation is MPMKGKFPIRRTLEYLKKGDVIFKNKVKIMTVNYNTSGELSEGARKFVFFNIPQIQYKNPSVQIMMFKNMTPSPFLRFYLDDGEQVLVDVEGKDYKQISQHIKKILGKSDEVLESETQAKMQASNPANFGPKKYCLRECICEVEGQVPCPSIKPLPKEMTGKYRARMAEAQE